Below is a genomic region from Thermoplasmata archaeon.
CCATCGAGGTGAAACGGGCCCAAGTGATCATGGCCTCCGCTCAGGGATTCACGCCACCCAAGATCTCCGTGATTGCCCTGATGAGCGACGACTACGTCCGTCAGCTGATCCACGCGTTCAACCTGCACGGCTTCAAGATGCTCAAACCC
It encodes:
- a CDS encoding helix-turn-helix domain-containing protein — protein: MVVRVREISDEEGNKLRRIVRHGQNAIEVKRAQVIMASAQGFTPPKISVIALMSDDYVRQLIHAFNLHGFKMLKP